A window of the Vigna angularis cultivar LongXiaoDou No.4 chromosome 3, ASM1680809v1, whole genome shotgun sequence genome harbors these coding sequences:
- the LOC108322794 gene encoding transcription factor bHLH157 codes for MPITMPLTLRNKLKTLCSSVDAWSYAIFWRFHPRNSLLLTVEEAYYEEHLGEEIADMHPQVHLLGEGIVGEAAFTGKHSWVHSDGQTHYWNPTGQSICEDDSCLHQQFSSGIKTIVVIPVKALGVIQFGSRNKILERVEFLEQTQSMLTEIDDDMGMFDMSENAVLPLDCENNDLNGMLASISSASPNDPFPSHYKNYEEAMASFQGDSSYLGDQLKGTTEAQVVWSDRNSIDVLLKHNSSTDNFIAKTPYLGVCDGELSSFDLLEQLLVSSVRPQDVADACFMNGNASSTSKLPVQDSALVPFCSMDRGSFQGKLQNSLDNQYSNQSSVVTDVDFSSTSYALHGHSESIEPVDMSEEILKFSSMDDLCHWFGPSSEDSICKAVIAMDNKFSESTEFNPTSFDLVGSSSLNDVLVTGLAGYNSNSDGNETSVVMQNTEKGPLDFMEIDFSYEQANEWWGNTLTPVVSGVTDTGFSESISELISDTLPGTRKRLFSELGIEELLRGGANYYPVNSSEFECGLSPNKRQTIESSSVNGSTRAELMQPLCDLDSANNLPSKKDTFSKLQAATWIDDSHSINIRKAVPKHPQKAEEHAKPTKKRARPGESPRPRPKDRQQIQDCIKELRGIIPNGGKCSIDSLLDLTIRYMLFLQSVLKYSDKLREPNEPKLIEQENEVVLKDSGVADSKNCGITWAYEVGHETMLCPIIVEDMSPPGQMLIEMLCEVQGIFLEIIDIIRGFGLNILKAKMERKKNKLWARFIVEANRHVTRIDVFWSLIHLLQQTNTSGIDSSNKNWDALHANSIKS; via the exons ATGCCAATCACAATGCCTCTCACTCTAAGGAATAAGCTCAAGACTCTTTGTTCTTCTGTTGATGCTTGGTCTTATGCTATTTTCTGGCGCTTTCATCCACGCAATTCCTT GTTGTTGACTGTTGAAGAAGCATACTATGAAGAGCATCTGGGAGAAGAGATCGCCGACATGCATCCACAGGTCCACTTGCTGGGTGAAGG AATTGTAGGTGAAGCTGCTTTCACGGGTAAACACAGTTGGGTGCACTCAGATGGTCAAACTCATTATTGGAATCCGACTGGGCAAAGTATTTGTGAA GATGATTCTTGTTTGCATCAACAGTTTTCCTCCGGGATAAAG ACTATTGTGGTCATACCTGTCAAAGCATTAGGAGTGATACAGTTTGGATCCAGAAATAAG ATTTTGGAGAGAGTGGAATTTTTAGAGCAAACACAAAGCATGCTCACAGAAATAGATGATGATATGGGTATGTTTGACATGTCAGAAAATGCAGTTTTACCACTGGACTGTGAGAATAATGATTTAAATGGGATGTTGGCTTCCATTTCTTCTGCTAGTCCCAACGATCCTTTCCCTTCTCATTATAAAAACTATGAAGAAGCAATGGCTTCATTTCAAGGAGATTCTTCGTATCTTGGTGACCAATTGAAAGGTACCACGGAAGCACAAGTTGTATGGTCAGACAGGAATAGCATTGATGTGCTTTTGAAGCATAACTCTTCTACTGACAACTTCATTGCCAAAACCCCCTATCTTGGTGTGTGTGATGGTGAATTATCTTCTTTTGATTTGTTGGAGCAACTACTGGTTTCCAGTGTAAGGCCACAAGATGTTGCTGATGCGTGTTTTATGAATGGAAATGCATCTTCTACCAGCAAACTTCCAGTTCAGGATTCGGCACTGGTCCCATTCTGCAGTATGGACAGAGGGTCATTTCAAGGAAAATTGCAAAATTCACTGGATAACCAATATTCAAATCAGTCTAGTGTTGTGACAGACGTTGATTTTTCTTCTACTTCATATGCATTGCATGGACACTCTGAGAGCATAGAGCCAGTTGATATGTCAGAAGAAATTTTGAAGTTCAGCTCCATGGATGATCTTTGCCACTGGTTTGGTCCTTCTTCAGAGGATAGCATCTGCAAAGCGGTAATTGCAATGGATAACAAATTTTCTGAATCAACGGAATTTAATCCCACTTCCTTTGATCTGGTTGGAAGTAGTTCTTTAAATGATGTTTTAGTGACAGGCCTAGCTGGGTATAATTCAAACTCAGATGGGAATGAAACATCTGTGGTTATGCAGAACACTGAAAAAGGTCCGCTGGATTTCATGGAAATTGATTTTAGCTATGAACAAGCCAATGAATGGTGGGGGAATACACTTACACCAGTGGTGAGTGGTGTTACTGATACTGGCTTTTCTGAAAGCATATCAGAGTTGATTTCTGATACTCTGCCAGGCACCCGGAAGAGATTATTCTCAGAGTTGGGAATTGAAGAGCTTTTGAGGGGTGGAGCAAATTACTATCCAGTCAATAGTTCGGAATTTGAGTGTGGATTATCACCCAATAAGAGGCAGACAATAGAATCTTCATCTGTGAATGGAAGTACAAGAGCAGAACTGATGCAACCTCTTTGTGACTTAGACAGCGCAAACAATCTTCCAAGCAAGAAAGATACATTCTCAAAATTACAAGCAGCAACTTGGATTGATGATAGCCATAGCATTAACATTAGAAAGGCTGTTCCAAAACACCCTCAAAAGGCAGAGGAACACGCAAAGCCCACCAAGAAGAGGGCTAGACCAGGAGAGAGCCCTCGACCACGGCCAAAAGATCGTCAGCAAATCCAAGACTGCATTAAAGAATTGAGAGGAATCATCCCAAATGGTGGAAAg TGTAGCATTGATTCTTTGTTAGACCTCACCATCAGATATATGCTTTTCTTACAAAGTGTTCTCAAGTATTCAGACAAGTTACGAGAACCAAATGAGCCGAAG CTTATAGAACAGGAAAATGAAGTGGTTCTAAAAGACAGTGGTGTCGCGGATAGCAAAAACTGTGGCATTACATGGGCATATGAAGTGGGACACGAAACAATGCTATGCCCCATTATAGTTGAAGACATGAGTCCACCAGGCCAAATGCTTATAGAG ATGCTTTGTGAGGTGCAGGGTATATTCCTTGAGATCATTGACATAATTCGGGGTTTTGGACTGAATATATTG
- the LOC108322793 gene encoding dof zinc finger protein DOF4.6-like isoform X4: protein MVVKPMEDIAATNTCPKVAGAVERKPRPQKEQPLNCPRCHSINTKFCYYNNYSLTQPRYFCKTCRRYWTEGGSLRNIPVGGGSRKNKRSSTFSSTPHNNSPDNIKLPDLVIAPHSQNPKNNIHQGQDLNLGFPATTPDFRNISELVQQNNNNSSNNNMSASASSSSSTTSTTTPTISHLSALELLTGITSTSTGFNSFMPVPVPADPNPSYACGFPLQDFKPTLNFSLDHGYASLHNIQSGRLLFPFEDLKQVSTTTTMDQKQQGDSTGYWTGMFGGGSW, encoded by the coding sequence ATGGTGGTGAAACCAATGGAAGATATAGCAGCGACAAATACATGTCCGAAGGTTGCAGGTGCTGTGGAAAGGAAGCCAAGGCCACAGAAAGAACAACCTCTTAACTGTCCAAGGTGTCATTCAATTAACACCAAGTTCTGCTACTACAACAACTACAGCCTCACACAGCCTCGCTATTTCTGCAAAACTTGTAGAAGGTATTGGACTGAAGGTGGATCCCTCAGAAACATCCCTGTAGGAGGTGGCTCCAGGAAGAACAAAAGatcttctactttttcttccACACCTCACAATAATTCACCAGATAATATAAAGCTTCCTGATCTGGTAATCGCACCACACTCTCAAAACCCTAAGAATAACATTCATCAAGGTCAAGATCTCAATCTGGGTTTCCCAGCCACAACCCCAGATTTCAGAAACATCTCTGAATTGGTTCAgcaaaacaacaacaatagtAGCAACAACAACATGTCTGCTTcggcttcttcttcttcttcaactacCTCTACCACCACTCCTACAATTTCACACCTTTCTGCATTGGAGCTTCTCACTGGAATCACTTCAACTTCCACCGGCTTCAATTCCTTCATGCCTGTTCCCGTTCCAGCCGATCCAAATCCTTCCTACGCATGTGGGTTTCCTCTGCAAGATTTCAAGCCAACCTTGAATTTCTCTTTGGATCACGGGTACGCCAGCCTGCATAATATTCAAAGTGGGAGGCTCTTGTTTCCATTTGAGGACTTAAAACAGGTTTCCACTACCACCACAATGGATCAGAAGCAACAAGGAGATTCAACCGGGTATTGGACTGGAATGTTTGGCGGAGGATCATGGTAA
- the LOC108325778 gene encoding uncharacterized protein LOC108325778, which produces MESRKKKPQLRKTVTLGNNEHGFPFANEAEAILLGFQHYLVMLGTTVLIPSSLVPQMGGGNEFLFPKHMLLQLKSKTTGRYFSHIPYLFQFHTLLYTFVPTTISIILAGRYSDIVCNCKHHNHNNVFNCKHSPSATLDLLILLLVLFSGAFLLSSYFSYIFHSLSLLLPSLPLSYLLPFFLFFALSLAAADFCCGPRSRRCQRSGCKGLKKAMEFDLQIHRFGSAPSPDASAEIDRLPWKGGTEANHDYECLCFELRKMAPPVVD; this is translated from the exons ATGGAATCCAGAAAGAAAAAGCCGCAATTGCGTAAAACAGTAACGCTGGGAAATAATGAACACG ggttCCCATTTGCTAATGAAGCGGAGGCAATCCTACTTGGTTTCCAACATTACCTGGTGATGCTAGGAACAACTGTACTAATTCCCAGCTCTCTTGTTCCTCAGATGGGAGGAGGAAAT GAATTTCTCTTTCCAAAACATATGTTATTACAACTAAAAAGCAAAACAACTGGGAGATATTTTTCTCATATTCCTTATCTCTTTCAATTCCACACATTGCTCTATACATTTGTGCCAACAACCATTTCAATCATTCTGGCAGGTCGCTACAGTGACATTGTGTGCAACTGCAAGCACCATAATCACAACAATGTGTTCAACTGCAAGCACTCTCCCTCAGCAACCTTGGACCTTCTCATTCTGCTCCTCGTCCTCTTCTCAGGGGCCTTCCTCCTCTCCTCCTATTTCTCATACATCTTCCATTCCCTCTCCCTCCTCCTTCCCTCCCTCCCTCTCTCCTACCTCCtccccttcttcctctttttcgcCCTTTCCCTTGCCGCCGCCGACTTCTGTTGCGGCCCCCGATCCCGTCGTTGTCAGCGCTCCGGATGCAAGGGCCTCAAGAAGGCCATGGAGTTCGATTTGCAGATTCACCGCTTCGGCTCCGCTCCCTCCCCTGATGCCTCTGCTGAAATTGACCGCCTGCCCTGGAAGGGCGGCACCGAGGCCAACCACGATTACGAGTGTCTCTGCTTTGAACTCCGCAAGATGGCTCCTCCAGTAGTAGATTAA
- the LOC108322793 gene encoding dof zinc finger protein DOF4.6-like isoform X1, with product MDTVQCPQEMVVKPMEDIAATNTCPKVAGAVERKPRPQKEQPLNCPRCHSINTKFCYYNNYSLTQPRYFCKTCRRYWTEGGSLRNIPVGGGSRKNKRSSTFSSTPHNNSPDNIKLPDLVIAPHSQNPKNNIHQGQDLNLGFPATTPDFRNISELVQQNNNNSSNNNMSASASSSSSTTSTTTPTISHLSALELLTGITSTSTGFNSFMPVPVPADPNPSYACGFPLQDFKPTLNFSLDHGYASLHNIQSGRLLFPFEDLKQVSTTTTMDQKQQGDSTGYWTGMFGGGSW from the exons ATGGACACAGTTCAGTGCCCTCAG GAGATGGTGGTGAAACCAATGGAAGATATAGCAGCGACAAATACATGTCCGAAGGTTGCAGGTGCTGTGGAAAGGAAGCCAAGGCCACAGAAAGAACAACCTCTTAACTGTCCAAGGTGTCATTCAATTAACACCAAGTTCTGCTACTACAACAACTACAGCCTCACACAGCCTCGCTATTTCTGCAAAACTTGTAGAAGGTATTGGACTGAAGGTGGATCCCTCAGAAACATCCCTGTAGGAGGTGGCTCCAGGAAGAACAAAAGatcttctactttttcttccACACCTCACAATAATTCACCAGATAATATAAAGCTTCCTGATCTGGTAATCGCACCACACTCTCAAAACCCTAAGAATAACATTCATCAAGGTCAAGATCTCAATCTGGGTTTCCCAGCCACAACCCCAGATTTCAGAAACATCTCTGAATTGGTTCAgcaaaacaacaacaatagtAGCAACAACAACATGTCTGCTTcggcttcttcttcttcttcaactacCTCTACCACCACTCCTACAATTTCACACCTTTCTGCATTGGAGCTTCTCACTGGAATCACTTCAACTTCCACCGGCTTCAATTCCTTCATGCCTGTTCCCGTTCCAGCCGATCCAAATCCTTCCTACGCATGTGGGTTTCCTCTGCAAGATTTCAAGCCAACCTTGAATTTCTCTTTGGATCACGGGTACGCCAGCCTGCATAATATTCAAAGTGGGAGGCTCTTGTTTCCATTTGAGGACTTAAAACAGGTTTCCACTACCACCACAATGGATCAGAAGCAACAAGGAGATTCAACCGGGTATTGGACTGGAATGTTTGGCGGAGGATCATGGTAA
- the LOC108322793 gene encoding dof zinc finger protein DOF4.6-like isoform X2, with translation MDTVQCPQEMVVKPMEDIAATNTCPKVAGAVERKPRPQKEQPLNCPRCHSINTKFCYYNNYSLTQPRYFCKTCRRYWTEGGSLRNIPVGGGSRKNKRSSTFSSTPHNNSPDNIKLPDLVIAPHSQNPKNNIHQGQDLNLGFPATTPDFRNISELVQQNNNNSSNNNMSASASSSSSTTSTTTPTISHLSALELLTGITSTSTGFNSFMPVPVPADPNPSYACGFPLQDFKPTLNFSLDHGYASLHNIQSGRLLFPFEDLKQVSTTTTMDQKQQGDSTGYWTGMFGGGS, from the exons ATGGACACAGTTCAGTGCCCTCAG GAGATGGTGGTGAAACCAATGGAAGATATAGCAGCGACAAATACATGTCCGAAGGTTGCAGGTGCTGTGGAAAGGAAGCCAAGGCCACAGAAAGAACAACCTCTTAACTGTCCAAGGTGTCATTCAATTAACACCAAGTTCTGCTACTACAACAACTACAGCCTCACACAGCCTCGCTATTTCTGCAAAACTTGTAGAAGGTATTGGACTGAAGGTGGATCCCTCAGAAACATCCCTGTAGGAGGTGGCTCCAGGAAGAACAAAAGatcttctactttttcttccACACCTCACAATAATTCACCAGATAATATAAAGCTTCCTGATCTGGTAATCGCACCACACTCTCAAAACCCTAAGAATAACATTCATCAAGGTCAAGATCTCAATCTGGGTTTCCCAGCCACAACCCCAGATTTCAGAAACATCTCTGAATTGGTTCAgcaaaacaacaacaatagtAGCAACAACAACATGTCTGCTTcggcttcttcttcttcttcaactacCTCTACCACCACTCCTACAATTTCACACCTTTCTGCATTGGAGCTTCTCACTGGAATCACTTCAACTTCCACCGGCTTCAATTCCTTCATGCCTGTTCCCGTTCCAGCCGATCCAAATCCTTCCTACGCATGTGGGTTTCCTCTGCAAGATTTCAAGCCAACCTTGAATTTCTCTTTGGATCACGGGTACGCCAGCCTGCATAATATTCAAAGTGGGAGGCTCTTGTTTCCATTTGAGGACTTAAAACAGGTTTCCACTACCACCACAATGGATCAGAAGCAACAAGGAGATTCAACCGGGTATTGGACTGGAATGTTTGGCGGAGGATCATG A